The Faecalibacter sp. LW9 genome has a segment encoding these proteins:
- a CDS encoding TonB-dependent receptor, producing MNNKVINKLIYFKFFFFVSTILFAQKFTIKGHVQNDNSEPLKNAVVQLFMGENYIDFKKTNENGFFLFTDLEQGEYQLKINALNFSQQVEHIVLNKDKDIEVIMFDDLVNLKEVVVNNKSFGKEKEDTIQYNLEAIRTGNERNLGDLIEKLPGLQIDENGVVYYQGKKMDNILIDGSEFFGNKHQLATKNITNEMIEGIDLISNYQPNDILKSFGSGGKKVLNIKLKKNYQNTISGNASFALGNDLNTNNRLNLFNFNKKGNIAFINHYNTIGEVAMTMEDYFELNQSIKRNSNGVSKIEDKDIPSFLKEQRNFYERKNYFSSINYNHKINDKLLIKNYTLFDYNSAIKKQDTYKDYVLFELNENQQIEEKPLFVQNVFNLDWKINTKNYAVVDSKFGFTQNKINSNINQINYLENNKQLNSINKINWFNVISDDLLGELSLEINSQLKDYGILDNNQNNWFRTKLEHYKIGYSIKNNKKKFSYNLYTNSSLQNFDLSTFISQKETENNKLFNVETGGNFNYKYNNNLLVSSSLIINYYNSFHKNLEQSFSISPIASLVYTLNKGGKFTFKYSYLDAGIPTLDFLNNNQRRIDYLTMLDQSTIDQLFIKKSNSISLNYLKLNLSKGRTLFINASYDQNKNNIAEELIFQNNLIYKRYFKAEHNNSFLLFINYDYIFKKLPFALKMNGVFNYTENIQKINNEINNLYSTNFNLNTNFTSRFKSKFQVFYKNTFQIFANDNKEIDKQTIFNIKNDFGITFNYNKANLKLGVSNDNQIIKNDEKLKNSNWNFYTEIDYKLKYFDLFIQGFDITKLDRNKILRNISTSDYQGYVNLKTLSGYLMGGIRFNL from the coding sequence GTGAATAATAAAGTGATAAATAAGTTAATTTATTTTAAATTCTTTTTTTTCGTTAGCACAATATTATTTGCACAAAAATTTACTATAAAAGGTCATGTACAAAATGATAACTCTGAACCACTGAAAAATGCAGTGGTTCAATTATTTATGGGTGAAAATTATATAGATTTTAAGAAAACTAATGAGAACGGTTTTTTCTTATTTACTGATTTAGAACAAGGAGAGTATCAACTTAAAATAAACGCACTTAATTTTTCTCAACAAGTAGAACATATTGTTCTAAATAAAGATAAAGACATAGAAGTAATAATGTTTGATGATTTGGTGAATCTAAAAGAAGTTGTAGTAAATAATAAAAGTTTTGGTAAAGAAAAAGAAGATACAATTCAATATAATCTTGAAGCTATAAGAACAGGGAATGAAAGAAATCTAGGAGATTTGATTGAAAAATTACCTGGTTTACAGATTGATGAGAACGGAGTAGTTTATTATCAAGGTAAAAAAATGGATAATATTTTAATTGATGGATCTGAATTTTTCGGAAATAAACATCAACTCGCAACTAAAAATATCACGAATGAAATGATTGAAGGTATTGATTTGATATCTAACTATCAACCGAATGATATTTTAAAAAGCTTTGGCTCTGGTGGGAAAAAAGTTCTAAACATAAAACTGAAAAAAAATTATCAAAATACAATTTCTGGCAATGCTTCTTTTGCTTTAGGCAATGATTTGAATACTAATAACAGATTAAATTTATTCAACTTCAATAAAAAAGGAAATATTGCTTTCATTAACCATTACAATACGATTGGTGAAGTAGCAATGACAATGGAAGATTATTTTGAATTAAATCAATCCATTAAAAGAAATAGTAATGGCGTTTCTAAAATTGAAGATAAGGATATACCAAGTTTTTTAAAAGAACAACGAAATTTTTATGAACGTAAAAACTATTTTTCTTCTATCAATTATAATCATAAAATTAATGATAAGCTATTAATTAAAAATTACACGTTATTTGATTATAATTCTGCTATAAAAAAACAAGATACTTATAAAGATTATGTGTTATTTGAGTTGAATGAAAATCAACAAATTGAAGAGAAACCATTATTTGTTCAAAATGTTTTTAATCTAGATTGGAAAATAAATACTAAAAATTATGCTGTTGTAGATTCTAAATTTGGATTTACTCAAAATAAAATAAATTCTAACATTAATCAAATTAATTATTTAGAGAACAATAAACAGCTAAATAGTATTAATAAAATTAATTGGTTTAATGTTATAAGTGATGATTTGTTAGGAGAATTGTCATTAGAAATTAATTCGCAATTAAAGGATTATGGAATATTAGATAATAATCAAAATAACTGGTTTAGGACTAAATTGGAACATTATAAAATTGGATATTCAATCAAAAATAATAAAAAGAAATTTTCATATAATTTATATACAAATAGTTCATTACAAAATTTTGATTTATCAACATTTATTTCTCAGAAAGAAACAGAAAATAATAAATTATTTAATGTCGAAACAGGTGGAAACTTTAATTATAAATACAATAACAATTTATTAGTTTCATCAAGTCTTATTATTAATTACTATAATTCTTTTCATAAAAATTTAGAACAGAGTTTTAGTATCTCACCCATAGCATCATTGGTTTATACATTGAATAAAGGTGGAAAATTCACTTTTAAATATTCGTATTTAGATGCTGGGATTCCTACGTTAGATTTTCTTAATAATAATCAACGCAGAATAGATTATTTAACAATGTTAGATCAGTCAACAATCGATCAATTGTTTATTAAAAAATCAAATAGTATTTCATTAAATTATTTAAAATTAAACCTATCTAAAGGCAGAACATTGTTTATAAATGCAAGTTACGATCAGAATAAAAATAATATAGCTGAAGAATTAATATTTCAAAATAATTTGATTTATAAACGCTATTTCAAAGCAGAACATAATAATAGTTTTTTACTTTTTATCAATTATGATTATATATTCAAGAAACTACCTTTCGCTTTGAAAATGAATGGAGTTTTTAATTATACAGAAAACATCCAGAAAATAAATAATGAAATTAATAACCTTTACTCAACAAACTTTAATTTGAACACTAATTTTACTTCAAGATTTAAATCGAAATTTCAAGTATTTTATAAAAATACATTTCAAATATTTGCTAATGATAATAAAGAAATTGATAAACAGACAATATTTAATATCAAGAACGACTTTGGTATTACATTTAATTACAATAAAGCAAATCTAAAACTTGGTGTATCTAACGATAACCAAATAATCAAAAATGATGAAAAGTTAAAGAATTCAAATTGGAATTTTTATACTGAAATAGATTATAAATTAAAATATTTTGACTTGTTTATACAAGGATTTGATATCACAAAACTGGATAGAAATAAAATACTAAGAAATATTTCTACATCTGATTATCAAGGTTATGTAAATCTTAAAACGTTATCTGGTTATTTAATGGGTGGTATTAGATTTAATTTATAA
- a CDS encoding GLPGLI family protein, whose amino-acid sequence MYTVLVILTLMNGCTEKYIASKNEFTSNINSVNKVNMENNELKNVNKKDSYTIEYVQTLKIDESKIAQLPPQAQQMVKDQLSKPRFSVLETNGKESIYKTVVDDENNNQVEKTDGNKKIIKNTNFNFVGEVFYKNLETSTIYKTTEIKGEKLTVVQKSDLQNLWKITNETKSVGSYKAHKATLEDANLGLVTAWYVPEIAITDGPEIFNGLPGLIVEVETDKKHISLKSINGSEKEIQLPTFTNVLSVEEYTKKMDELKQQSTNTSSRFENSSGVKTNRIIIKSE is encoded by the coding sequence ATGTATACAGTATTAGTTATTTTAACATTAATGAACGGATGCACTGAAAAGTATATCGCTTCAAAAAATGAATTTACATCTAATATTAATTCTGTTAATAAAGTTAATATGGAGAATAATGAACTGAAAAATGTTAATAAGAAAGATTCTTACACAATAGAATATGTTCAGACTTTAAAAATAGATGAAAGTAAAATAGCTCAATTACCGCCACAAGCTCAACAAATGGTTAAAGATCAACTTTCGAAGCCTAGATTTAGTGTTCTAGAAACTAACGGGAAAGAATCTATTTATAAAACAGTTGTTGATGATGAAAATAACAATCAAGTTGAGAAAACTGATGGAAATAAGAAAATAATAAAAAACACGAATTTTAATTTTGTAGGTGAGGTGTTTTATAAAAATTTAGAAACATCTACAATTTATAAAACTACAGAAATTAAAGGTGAAAAACTAACTGTTGTGCAAAAAAGTGATTTACAAAATTTATGGAAAATCACAAATGAAACAAAATCAGTAGGATCATATAAAGCACATAAAGCAACATTAGAGGATGCGAATTTAGGATTAGTCACGGCATGGTATGTTCCTGAAATAGCAATTACGGATGGTCCTGAAATTTTTAACGGTTTACCTGGATTAATAGTTGAAGTAGAAACAGATAAAAAACATATTTCACTAAAATCTATAAACGGTAGTGAAAAAGAAATACAACTCCCGACTTTTACAAATGTGTTATCAGTAGAAGAATACACGAAAAAAATGGATGAATTAAAACAACAGTCTACTAATACATCTTCAAGATTTGAAAATTCATCTGGAGTAAAAACAAATAGAATTATAATTAAGAGTGAATAA
- a CDS encoding alpha/beta hydrolase, producing the protein MKKLLYLIVFLLSQLTFAQEKVTIGEIQKIQSKILGTEREIWINLPASYSDTRLHPAKYPVIYVLDAEDQFTFLTGIVNKFQKGHYQEMPESIIVGITNKNGDRTKDFTHHNDKHFLQFIQTELFPFIEKHYRVQDYRLLLGHSLGGYFALKTLYHQPETFNGYVAHDPSIWFNDFELKKLYQNVKSNDFKNRFLMITQVGERQNFGHLQDHYGGIKAVHSLIEESKNQSLNYTYRQYADEEHGSVPMIGNIDFMRWMFDGYRINIKDVPNQPNLIENTFKAFSSKRNYTFQPQETYIHLVATYLVKQKKFDLAKKYFEYNVNQFPQSKQAKEALENFKVD; encoded by the coding sequence TTGAAAAAACTACTTTATTTAATTGTTTTCTTATTAAGTCAATTGACCTTTGCACAAGAAAAAGTTACGATTGGTGAGATACAAAAGATTCAATCCAAAATTCTTGGAACTGAGAGAGAAATATGGATTAATCTGCCTGCTTCCTATTCCGACACAAGATTGCATCCCGCGAAATATCCGGTTATTTATGTTTTGGATGCTGAGGATCAATTTACGTTTTTAACAGGAATTGTCAATAAATTTCAAAAAGGACATTACCAAGAAATGCCCGAATCAATTATTGTCGGAATAACCAATAAAAATGGCGATCGTACCAAAGATTTTACCCATCATAACGACAAGCATTTTCTTCAATTTATCCAAACGGAATTGTTTCCATTTATCGAAAAGCATTATCGTGTACAAGATTATCGCTTGTTGCTTGGGCATTCTTTGGGTGGATATTTTGCTTTAAAAACACTATATCATCAACCAGAAACTTTTAACGGATATGTAGCCCACGATCCAAGTATTTGGTTCAATGATTTTGAATTGAAAAAATTATATCAAAATGTAAAATCGAACGATTTTAAAAATCGCTTTTTGATGATTACCCAAGTAGGTGAACGTCAAAATTTTGGGCATTTGCAAGATCATTATGGTGGAATAAAAGCGGTTCATTCATTGATTGAAGAATCAAAAAATCAATCGTTAAATTATACTTACCGTCAATATGCAGATGAAGAACACGGATCGGTACCAATGATTGGAAACATTGATTTTATGCGTTGGATGTTCGATGGTTATCGCATCAATATTAAAGATGTTCCAAACCAACCAAATCTAATTGAAAATACATTTAAAGCATTTTCATCGAAAAGAAATTATACATTTCAACCCCAAGAAACCTATATTCATTTAGTGGCTACTTATTTAGTCAAACAAAAGAAATTTGATTTAGCGAAGAAGTATTTTGAATATAATGTGAATCAGTTTCCTCAAAGTAAACAAGCGAAAGAAGCGCTTGAAAATTTTAAAGTTGATTAA
- a CDS encoding putative porin, giving the protein MKKYFFMSLLSFAAWVNAQSSDSIQTKSLKPLKGNTTNDSIQIFKTKIQDYQYWTENSKTSIIDTTLSIKNYYNQNFLKQDLFGKMIFPNSGSVVVDLELQDKPFAIALLPHGKKYNYYGVDDIKYYDVKTPYTEFIYEAGVKEGNFLSTTFSHNISKQFNYTLHYRGLNSEGRFAQEASKNNSFVFSTNFKSKNERLKIQGHWASQKFLNSENGGVQDIYDFIYQDDRRLSNVRNIKMNLQNARSEFDARRVHLTGSYGILKRINPTDSSVYHPIQLKNTISYEKQKLRFEQQTPEYFTSPIIGSYNTDYKFSKNFSNITTAGFQWNDRLAIEAGIKFQNVSIGVDELLVNNDPEITVQPLPTKWSESLFGVVGQLNFDWNEKVKLRANAELLQGSKYDGLYNVDAALDIQPINGYTLTAGILAQSNIPSLNMIYNQSYYADYNYLNDFAKENSQKIYGILSFDKINTSVEAAVHNLDHYVYVDSDYLPKQLDDNINYFKLKFANHLKFAKNFHLVSTLQYQNVTKNERYMPLPDFMLRETFYWQGKIFEGKAEVQAGLNGSYFTKYDALRYNPIIGEMMLQDQDNIQEIGNFPIIDAFLNFKVQNMRFYIRAEHLNSMFSKEPNYFSAPGVPYRAFKFQVGLKWNIFT; this is encoded by the coding sequence ATGAAGAAGTATTTTTTCATGTCTTTATTGAGTTTCGCAGCTTGGGTTAATGCACAATCTAGCGACTCAATACAAACCAAATCTTTAAAACCTTTAAAGGGAAATACAACCAATGATTCCATCCAGATTTTTAAAACTAAAATTCAGGATTATCAATATTGGACTGAAAATTCTAAAACGTCAATTATCGATACGACTTTATCGATAAAGAACTATTATAATCAGAATTTTCTGAAGCAAGATTTATTTGGTAAAATGATTTTTCCAAATAGTGGATCAGTAGTGGTGGATCTCGAATTGCAAGATAAGCCATTTGCCATTGCTTTACTTCCTCATGGTAAAAAGTATAATTACTACGGCGTTGATGATATTAAATATTATGATGTTAAAACACCTTATACCGAATTTATTTATGAAGCAGGAGTCAAGGAAGGAAATTTTCTGTCAACGACGTTTTCGCATAATATTAGCAAACAATTCAACTATACTTTACATTATCGTGGTTTAAATTCTGAAGGACGATTTGCACAAGAAGCAAGTAAAAACAATTCCTTTGTATTTTCGACCAATTTTAAATCCAAGAATGAACGATTAAAAATTCAAGGGCATTGGGCTTCTCAGAAATTTTTAAATTCGGAGAATGGTGGTGTACAAGATATTTATGATTTTATATATCAAGACGATCGTCGTTTATCGAATGTGAGAAACATCAAAATGAATTTGCAAAATGCGCGTTCAGAATTTGATGCGCGTCGTGTTCATTTAACGGGATCTTACGGTATTTTAAAACGTATCAATCCAACTGATTCTTCGGTGTATCATCCCATTCAATTGAAAAATACAATTTCTTACGAGAAGCAGAAATTACGTTTTGAACAACAAACACCAGAATACTTTACCTCTCCTATAATAGGAAGCTACAATACGGATTATAAATTTTCAAAAAACTTCAGTAATATCACCACTGCTGGATTTCAATGGAATGATCGTTTAGCTATTGAAGCAGGGATTAAATTTCAGAATGTATCCATTGGTGTAGATGAATTATTGGTAAATAATGATCCCGAGATTACAGTTCAACCATTGCCAACCAAATGGTCCGAAAGTCTTTTTGGGGTGGTAGGTCAATTGAATTTCGATTGGAACGAAAAAGTGAAGTTGCGTGCGAATGCTGAATTGTTACAAGGAAGTAAATACGATGGATTATACAATGTAGATGCAGCTTTAGATATTCAACCGATTAATGGTTATACTTTAACAGCTGGGATTTTAGCGCAATCTAATATTCCTTCGCTAAACATGATTTATAATCAAAGTTATTATGCGGATTATAATTATCTCAATGATTTTGCAAAAGAAAATTCTCAAAAAATTTATGGGATATTATCGTTTGATAAAATCAATACTTCAGTTGAGGCTGCAGTACATAACTTAGATCATTATGTGTACGTTGATTCGGATTATTTACCGAAGCAATTGGATGATAACATTAATTATTTCAAATTAAAATTTGCGAACCATTTGAAGTTTGCTAAAAACTTTCACTTAGTTTCTACACTGCAATACCAAAACGTAACGAAGAATGAGCGATATATGCCATTGCCTGATTTTATGTTACGTGAAACCTTTTATTGGCAAGGTAAAATTTTTGAGGGTAAAGCAGAAGTACAAGCTGGTCTTAACGGATCGTATTTTACGAAATATGACGCCTTACGCTATAATCCAATCATTGGTGAAATGATGCTTCAGGATCAAGATAATATTCAAGAAATTGGAAACTTTCCTATTATTGATGCTTTCTTGAATTTTAAAGTACAAAATATGCGTTTTTATATTCGTGCGGAACATTTGAATTCAATGTTTTCTAAAGAACCAAATTATTTTTCTGCACCAGGTGTTCCATACCGCGCTTTCAAATTCCAAGTGGGATTGAAATGGAATATTTTTACATAA
- a CDS encoding RagB/SusD family nutrient uptake outer membrane protein yields the protein MKKNILKIALIALFPLFVSCDEERLDLTPEIGDVFTGNLKSEEEMGYAVNAIYSALGSASAFGADILIDGDLISDNVFVSTTNDGYHLTKSNLGWSGVSSPFSGEWRSLYTVVQRSNIVINERTLENTDVVKGYKGEAKISRGLAYFYLVQMFSANPTSGINQEYGVPLVLELSPGGVDFTTKMDIARSTVDEVYDQIIKDLEEGIVEMAPNQRTSKTFLSPTAGRHILSKVYLTRGKAGDYEKAIQLADQVLTSSPSTFSVVTPANLVTYFTSTDITKSEEQNETIYEVEQTIKNTLGINTHLGAFYSNTGAHRSLLLRRNFFDLFQSSDIRTGLMATAGAPVTDNPLGVWSKKWPRNTSQGNYTGNVKVFRMTEALFVKMEALAKLGRTAEATTLLNEFVATRNAAPYTSGDVLQNVLTEKRKEFFTEGHRFFDLKRNNLPINKETNCLTCDVPVGDRLFVFPVDRVELGRNSLMTQYPGWDQ from the coding sequence ATGAAAAAAAATATATTAAAAATAGCATTAATCGCCCTGTTCCCATTATTTGTTTCGTGTGATGAAGAACGTTTAGATTTAACACCCGAAATTGGAGATGTCTTTACAGGGAATTTAAAAAGCGAAGAAGAAATGGGATACGCAGTGAATGCTATTTATAGCGCCCTGGGTAGTGCCTCAGCATTCGGAGCAGATATTTTGATCGACGGAGATTTAATTTCGGATAATGTTTTCGTGAGTACAACAAACGATGGATACCATTTAACGAAGTCTAATTTAGGTTGGTCTGGAGTTAGTTCTCCTTTTAGTGGAGAGTGGAGAAGTTTATACACTGTTGTACAACGATCTAATATTGTTATTAACGAAAGAACGCTAGAAAATACAGATGTAGTAAAAGGATATAAAGGAGAAGCAAAGATTTCTAGAGGTCTTGCTTATTTTTACTTAGTACAAATGTTTTCGGCTAATCCTACATCAGGAATTAATCAAGAATATGGTGTGCCTTTAGTGTTAGAATTATCTCCTGGAGGAGTAGATTTTACAACTAAAATGGATATTGCTCGTTCTACGGTAGATGAAGTATATGATCAAATTATCAAAGATTTAGAAGAAGGAATTGTAGAAATGGCTCCTAACCAAAGAACTTCTAAAACATTTTTATCTCCAACAGCGGGAAGACATATTTTATCAAAAGTATATCTTACACGTGGTAAAGCAGGAGATTACGAGAAAGCGATTCAATTAGCTGATCAAGTGTTAACAAGCTCTCCTTCTACTTTCAGTGTAGTCACTCCTGCCAATTTAGTTACGTATTTTACAAGTACGGACATCACGAAATCGGAAGAACAAAACGAAACGATTTACGAGGTGGAGCAAACGATTAAAAATACTTTAGGGATTAATACACACTTAGGAGCGTTCTATTCAAATACAGGAGCTCACCGAAGTCTTTTATTAAGAAGAAATTTCTTTGATTTATTCCAATCTTCTGATATAAGAACTGGATTAATGGCTACTGCAGGTGCGCCAGTTACTGATAATCCATTGGGTGTATGGTCTAAAAAATGGCCACGTAATACATCACAAGGTAATTATACAGGTAATGTAAAAGTATTTAGAATGACAGAAGCATTATTTGTAAAAATGGAAGCTCTTGCTAAATTAGGTAGAACGGCAGAAGCAACAACTTTATTAAACGAGTTTGTAGCCACAAGAAATGCAGCGCCTTATACATCTGGAGATGTTTTACAAAATGTACTAACAGAAAAACGTAAAGAATTCTTTACAGAAGGTCATCGTTTCTTTGATTTAAAAAGAAATAACTTACCAATTAATAAAGAAACAAACTGTTTAACGTGCGACGTACCAGTAGGAGATCGTTTATTTGTTTTCCCAGTTGATAGAGTAGAGTTAGGAAGAAATTCATTAATGACACAATATCCTGGTTGGGATCAGTAA
- a CDS encoding SusC/RagA family TonB-linked outer membrane protein — MRKKLTSLGVLSLFLMGGMAYAQITGVIKDSNGFPLEAAEVILERTGVTVLTDESGAFSIDAKIGDSLKIIDINGEERIIKVASNNIGEVKFQAPKEEISLSTVNLIGGIKMDAAQKVGAYDIIKKEDFELAPTASVDEVLNGRVAGLVFSTNSGDPGSTNIITIRGVGSLVGTTNPLYVIDGIVVGKGSDNAGLMESWNPLAAIDPNAIENVSVLKDASATALYGARGANGVIVITTKKGKYNQKTRFNLSSDMAVQSIAFNEQNWMNADEYVKWVGLSYFNRADNTHVSADAASTWFANSINWDGTDTNWQKEIQRSQATVKTYNFSATGGSENTSFRVGGSYYENLPLILNSKFDRLSVNAAIDHKVNDKFVLGFNGNFSNVARTSISDGGAYRNPWNVRWTSPPVYKVYNADGSYNQTNLGPGNNNFNPISILEKDKLSGNIQTYLASINGELQFAKNFYLYSLFGVQYQNISEKEYWDPSGGDGFDNGGVVQTTSTSAFDWNWQNSVSYRNTIADRHDIQVFAGMEYQEHQYRLLYGSGSKLTEPKPYLNYTDTTTRDTGERYLKWTQISYFSRLNYVLDSKYTFSGQLRHDSNSTLGKNDKSGLFWSVGGSWNVYREGFVDKVFSSLTVRANYGEIGNIPYADNWGPQYNAFSTYGIGVYGDESPTYLITVAGDPDLGWEVSKQWNVGADFGFFKDRLTFGVDVYKKRTVDAIYEANIAGSLGSPSANYTNIGELSNKGIEVTVIGRPIDGNFKWSIFGNASYNKNRVEKLENPDDINDASSMRALAVGHEVGEYYTYNWAGVDKETGAGLFYVDETFTTTTTKRSEAKRTFQGVSPFAKYTAGLKNDFFYKGIQVSIFLTGQFDYAVHNRWQNYVASDGNSINYTQTKDMLYDVWSPSNPNASNPKPIQGGNEDSRLPSTRWMRKGDHIRLKEVKVAYTFNDLFKKSTGIDNFTIYVKGVNLALWAFDDKLTFDPESNSNAFRGWEGKGLYDNTSPIMKSISLGASFDF; from the coding sequence ATGAGGAAAAAACTTACGTCATTAGGCGTATTATCATTATTCCTAATGGGTGGTATGGCCTATGCGCAAATCACAGGGGTAATTAAGGACTCTAATGGATTCCCATTAGAGGCAGCAGAAGTTATATTAGAAAGAACTGGTGTAACAGTTTTGACCGATGAGTCGGGTGCATTTTCAATCGATGCTAAAATTGGAGATAGTTTAAAAATTATCGATATTAACGGTGAAGAGAGAATCATAAAAGTAGCTTCTAATAATATAGGTGAAGTAAAATTCCAAGCACCGAAAGAAGAAATTAGCTTAAGTACCGTAAATTTAATTGGTGGTATTAAGATGGATGCCGCTCAGAAAGTAGGAGCATACGATATCATCAAAAAAGAAGATTTCGAATTAGCACCTACTGCTTCAGTAGATGAGGTTTTAAATGGACGTGTAGCTGGTTTAGTATTCTCTACGAACTCGGGTGATCCAGGTTCTACTAACATTATTACGATTCGTGGGGTTGGATCTTTAGTAGGTACAACAAATCCATTATATGTAATTGATGGTATTGTAGTAGGTAAAGGTTCAGATAATGCAGGATTAATGGAATCTTGGAATCCTTTAGCCGCGATTGACCCTAACGCGATCGAAAATGTATCTGTACTTAAAGATGCATCTGCTACGGCTTTATATGGAGCACGTGGAGCGAATGGAGTTATTGTAATTACAACTAAAAAAGGTAAATATAATCAGAAAACAAGATTTAATTTATCTTCTGATATGGCGGTACAGTCAATTGCTTTTAATGAGCAAAACTGGATGAACGCTGACGAATATGTAAAATGGGTAGGTTTATCATACTTTAATAGAGCAGATAATACGCATGTATCAGCAGATGCAGCATCCACTTGGTTTGCAAATTCAATCAATTGGGATGGTACAGATACTAACTGGCAAAAAGAAATTCAACGTTCTCAAGCTACGGTTAAAACGTACAATTTCTCTGCAACAGGAGGTAGTGAAAATACATCATTCCGTGTTGGTGGATCTTACTACGAAAATTTACCATTAATTTTAAATTCTAAGTTCGATCGTTTAAGTGTTAATGCTGCGATTGATCATAAAGTAAATGATAAATTTGTATTAGGTTTTAACGGAAACTTTTCTAACGTAGCGAGAACTTCTATTAGTGATGGTGGAGCGTATCGTAACCCATGGAATGTACGTTGGACTTCGCCACCAGTATACAAAGTTTATAATGCAGACGGAAGTTATAATCAAACTAATTTAGGACCAGGGAATAACAACTTTAATCCTATTTCTATCTTAGAGAAAGATAAATTATCTGGTAACATCCAAACATATTTAGCTTCGATTAATGGAGAATTACAGTTTGCTAAAAACTTCTATTTATACTCTTTATTCGGAGTACAATATCAAAATATTAGCGAAAAAGAATATTGGGATCCTTCGGGAGGAGATGGTTTTGATAATGGTGGGGTAGTACAAACTACAAGTACATCGGCATTTGATTGGAACTGGCAAAATTCGGTAAGTTATAGAAATACAATTGCGGATAGACACGATATCCAAGTGTTTGCTGGAATGGAATATCAAGAACACCAATATCGATTATTATATGGTTCTGGAAGTAAATTAACAGAGCCTAAGCCATATCTAAACTACACTGATACTACAACAAGAGATACTGGAGAAAGATACTTAAAATGGACTCAGATTTCGTACTTCTCTCGATTAAACTATGTATTAGATTCAAAATATACATTCTCAGGGCAATTACGTCATGATTCGAATTCAACATTAGGTAAAAATGATAAATCAGGTTTATTCTGGTCTGTGGGTGGAAGCTGGAATGTATATAGAGAAGGTTTCGTAGATAAAGTATTTAGTAGTTTAACAGTTCGTGCCAACTATGGAGAAATTGGTAATATTCCGTATGCTGATAACTGGGGACCACAATATAATGCCTTTTCTACCTATGGAATAGGTGTATATGGTGACGAATCGCCAACTTACTTAATTACTGTAGCTGGAGATCCAGATTTAGGATGGGAAGTTTCGAAGCAATGGAACGTGGGAGCTGATTTTGGTTTCTTTAAAGATCGTTTAACGTTTGGGGTTGATGTATATAAGAAACGTACAGTTGATGCTATTTATGAAGCAAATATTGCTGGTTCGTTAGGATCTCCAAGTGCAAACTATACCAATATTGGTGAATTATCTAATAAAGGGATAGAGGTAACTGTTATTGGACGTCCAATTGACGGGAATTTTAAATGGAGTATTTTCGGTAATGCTTCTTACAATAAAAACCGTGTAGAAAAATTAGAAAATCCAGACGATATTAACGATGCTTCTTCGATGAGAGCATTAGCTGTAGGACACGAAGTAGGTGAGTACTATACTTATAACTGGGCTGGTGTAGACAAAGAGACAGGAGCTGGGTTATTTTATGTAGATGAAACTTTTACAACTACAACTACAAAGAGATCAGAAGCAAAAAGAACTTTCCAAGGAGTTTCTCCATTTGCTAAATATACAGCAGGTTTAAAGAATGATTTCTTCTATAAAGGAATTCAAGTTTCTATTTTCTTAACAGGTCAATTTGACTATGCTGTACATAACAGATGGCAAAATTATGTAGCATCAGATGGTAACTCAATCAACTATACTCAAACAAAAGATATGTTGTATGATGTTTGGTCGCCTTCTAATCCAAATGCTTCTAATCCAAAACCAATTCAAGGTGGAAACGAGGATAGTAGATTACCTTCAACACGTTGGATGAGAAAAGGAGATCACATCCGTTTAAAAGAAGTTAAAGTAGCTTATACATTCAACGATTTATTTAAGAAAAGTACAGGAATCGATAACTTTACGATTTATGTAAAAGGAGTAAATTTAGCATTATGGGCATTTGATGATAAATTAACGTTCGATCCAGAATCAAACTCTAATGCTTTTAGAGGGTGGGAAGGAAAAGGATTATACGATAATACTTCGCCAATTATGAAATCTATTTCATTAGGTGCATCATTTGATTTTTAA